In Methanomicrobiales archaeon, the following are encoded in one genomic region:
- the hdrC gene encoding CoB--CoM heterodisulfide reductase subunit C translates to MAKKSKGYKDTKLEEKLKDRYFRTSESHPDFLEKVEEISKTIPHMCYQCGTCTGSCPSAPRSSYRIRYFVRRAVLGLEEEQLTDPDLWLCTTCYSCTDRCPRDIAPTDVIMACRNLAYQRGIVPVNFLKTVQAIYSSGHGVPNNDANRAARKRLGLTADPPTTHMYPEYIKGIQKILDHYKIKEQADKIVAEAEKK, encoded by the coding sequence ATGGCAAAGAAGTCGAAAGGATACAAAGACACGAAACTCGAAGAGAAGCTGAAGGACCGCTACTTCAGGACCAGCGAGAGCCATCCGGACTTCCTGGAGAAGGTGGAGGAGATCAGCAAGACGATTCCCCACATGTGCTACCAGTGCGGTACATGCACCGGTTCCTGCCCCTCGGCGCCCCGGAGCAGCTACCGCATCCGCTACTTCGTGCGGCGGGCGGTCCTGGGTCTGGAGGAGGAGCAGCTCACCGATCCCGATCTCTGGCTCTGCACCACCTGCTACAGCTGCACGGACCGCTGCCCGCGGGATATCGCCCCCACCGACGTGATCATGGCATGCCGCAACCTCGCCTACCAGCGGGGCATCGTGCCGGTGAATTTCCTGAAGACGGTCCAGGCGATCTACTCCTCCGGGCACGGGGTTCCCAACAACGACGCGAACCGGGCCGCCCGCAAGAGGCTGGGCCTGACGGCGGATCCGCCGACCACCCACATGTACCCCGAGTACATCAAGGGAATCCAGAAGATCCTGGATCACTACAAGATCAAAGAACAGGCCGACAAGATTGTCGCGGAGGCTGAGAAGAAATGA
- the hdrB gene encoding CoB--CoM heterodisulfide reductase subunit B: protein MSKAKHEYAFFLGCIAPNRYPGCEYAAIECSRNLGIELLPLKGASCCPAPGAFGSIDLAVWYAMAARNIVLAEQMGKDIALLCNGCYKSIYEVNEKLKHDKELRDNVNEVLKEIDMEFKGSSDVYHLIELYYDPKIVGVEKVAESVKRPLTGTKIAVHYGCHLIKPKKERHLGDTENPMWIEELVEALGADSVQYRKKMMCCGAGGGVRGYDLPHALDITNEKLINITEAGADAVTEVCPFCQLELDRGQIEIEEKFGIKYGLPVLHYNELLGLAQGMTPAQLALDLHAISVEPFLRKLL from the coding sequence ATGAGCAAGGCAAAGCACGAGTACGCATTCTTCCTGGGCTGCATCGCCCCGAACCGCTACCCGGGATGCGAGTACGCTGCGATCGAGTGCAGCCGGAACCTCGGGATCGAACTGCTGCCCCTGAAGGGTGCCAGCTGCTGTCCCGCTCCGGGTGCGTTCGGTTCGATCGACCTCGCCGTCTGGTACGCGATGGCGGCCCGGAACATCGTCCTCGCCGAGCAGATGGGCAAGGATATCGCCCTGCTCTGCAACGGATGCTACAAGTCGATCTACGAGGTGAACGAGAAGCTGAAGCACGACAAGGAGCTCCGGGACAATGTCAACGAGGTCCTGAAAGAGATCGACATGGAGTTCAAGGGTTCCTCGGACGTCTACCACCTGATCGAGCTCTACTACGATCCGAAGATCGTGGGCGTGGAGAAGGTCGCGGAGAGCGTGAAGCGGCCCCTGACCGGCACGAAGATCGCCGTTCACTACGGCTGCCACCTGATCAAGCCCAAGAAGGAGCGCCACCTCGGCGACACGGAGAATCCCATGTGGATCGAGGAGCTCGTGGAGGCGCTGGGGGCGGACTCGGTCCAGTACCGCAAGAAGATGATGTGCTGCGGCGCCGGTGGCGGCGTGCGCGGATACGATCTGCCTCACGCGCTGGACATCACGAACGAGAAGCTGATCAACATCACCGAAGCGGGAGCCGACGCGGTAACCGAGGTCTGTCCGTTCTGCCAGCTGGAGCTGGACCGCGGCCAGATCGAGATCGAGGAGAAGTTCGGGATCAAGTACGGGCTGCCCGTGCTCCACTACAACGAGCTTCTCGGGCTCGCGCAGGGGATGACTCCGGCACAGCTGGCCCTCGACCTGCACGCGATCAGCGTCGAGCCGTTCCTGAGGAAGCTACTGTAA
- a CDS encoding CoB--CoM heterodisulfide reductase iron-sulfur subunit A family protein, whose amino-acid sequence MVDITSEKNPRIGVFVCHCGTNIAGSIDVKDVVEYAKTLPNVVHAEDYQYVCSTPGQKKIEDAIKEKNLTGTVVAACSPRLHEPTFRRATQEGGLNPYRFEMANIREQNSWVHMHEKEEATAKAKDAVRIAVAKASLLQDLKPKFVDVEPAALVVGAGVAGMQAALDLANAGIKTYLIEKNPTIGGRMSQLDKTFPTLDCSQCILTPKMVEVGRNENIELMTYSEVEEVDGFIGNFSVKIRKKARGVLTPDEAEAKGIVGGGCNGCGDCEAVCPVIKPNPFEMGMKPRKAIYIYHPQVVPLIYTVDFDSCIKCGLCQTACGEKKAIDLEMQDEFVDLKVGTVVLALGYDIFPVEKKTEWGYKQFDNVVTSLEFERLICASGPTGGHLIRPSDGATPKRIGFVLCAGSRDNTGIGKPYCSRFCCMYSLKHAHQIIEKIPGAVPYIFYMDIRSFGKMYEEFYYRIQDEGAKFIRGRVSNILEDPATKNLHVYAEDTLLGRPVDVELDMVVLAAAVQPSAETEKTRRLFGVSCSQDGWLLEAHPKLNPCGTTTAGVYVAGVCQGPKDIPDTVAQAEGAASAASIPIHLGKVELEPYFAQCIEEKCAGCGMCVNLCPYQALSLVEKDGRKVMQVTEAKCKGCGTCGAYCPGGAIWMQHFTTPQIIAQIDAFLVGGEQ is encoded by the coding sequence ATGGTAGATATCACATCAGAGAAGAATCCAAGAATTGGCGTATTTGTTTGCCACTGCGGTACCAATATTGCCGGTTCCATCGACGTCAAGGATGTCGTGGAGTACGCCAAGACGCTGCCCAATGTGGTCCACGCCGAGGACTACCAGTATGTCTGCTCCACGCCGGGCCAGAAGAAGATCGAGGATGCCATCAAGGAGAAGAACCTGACCGGAACCGTGGTCGCGGCATGCTCTCCCCGCCTGCACGAGCCGACATTCCGCCGTGCGACGCAGGAAGGCGGCCTGAACCCGTACCGGTTCGAGATGGCGAACATCCGCGAGCAGAACTCCTGGGTGCACATGCACGAGAAGGAGGAGGCAACGGCAAAGGCGAAGGATGCGGTGCGGATCGCGGTCGCGAAGGCGTCGCTCCTGCAGGACCTGAAGCCGAAGTTCGTCGACGTGGAGCCGGCCGCCCTCGTGGTGGGAGCGGGAGTCGCCGGCATGCAGGCGGCGCTCGATCTCGCCAACGCCGGCATCAAGACCTACCTCATCGAGAAGAACCCCACGATCGGCGGGCGGATGTCCCAGCTGGACAAGACCTTCCCGACGCTCGACTGCTCCCAGTGCATCCTGACGCCGAAGATGGTGGAGGTGGGCCGCAACGAGAACATCGAGCTGATGACCTACTCCGAGGTCGAGGAGGTGGACGGGTTCATCGGCAACTTCAGCGTGAAGATCCGCAAGAAGGCCCGCGGTGTCCTGACTCCGGACGAGGCGGAGGCGAAGGGCATCGTCGGAGGCGGATGCAACGGCTGCGGCGACTGTGAGGCGGTCTGTCCGGTCATCAAGCCGAACCCCTTCGAGATGGGCATGAAGCCCCGGAAGGCGATCTACATCTATCACCCGCAGGTGGTGCCCCTGATCTACACGGTCGACTTCGACTCCTGCATCAAGTGCGGTCTCTGCCAGACGGCATGCGGCGAGAAGAAGGCGATCGACCTGGAGATGCAGGACGAGTTCGTGGACCTGAAGGTCGGAACCGTCGTGCTGGCGCTGGGCTATGACATCTTCCCGGTGGAGAAGAAGACCGAGTGGGGCTACAAGCAGTTCGACAACGTGGTCACGAGCCTGGAGTTCGAGCGGCTGATCTGCGCGTCCGGTCCGACCGGGGGTCACCTGATCCGCCCGAGCGACGGTGCGACCCCGAAGAGGATCGGGTTCGTGCTCTGTGCGGGATCCCGTGACAACACCGGCATCGGCAAGCCGTACTGCTCCCGGTTCTGCTGCATGTACTCCCTGAAGCACGCCCACCAGATCATCGAGAAGATCCCCGGTGCGGTGCCCTACATCTTCTACATGGACATCCGCTCCTTCGGGAAGATGTACGAGGAGTTCTACTACCGCATCCAGGACGAGGGCGCGAAGTTCATCCGCGGACGGGTCTCCAACATCCTGGAGGACCCCGCGACCAAGAACCTCCACGTGTACGCGGAGGACACCCTGCTCGGGCGGCCCGTGGATGTCGAGCTCGACATGGTCGTGCTCGCCGCCGCGGTGCAGCCGAGCGCCGAGACGGAGAAGACCCGCCGCCTCTTCGGTGTCTCCTGCTCGCAGGACGGGTGGCTGCTCGAGGCCCATCCGAAGCTGAACCCCTGCGGCACCACCACGGCCGGCGTGTACGTGGCGGGCGTCTGCCAGGGCCCGAAGGACATCCCGGACACGGTGGCGCAGGCGGAAGGCGCCGCCTCTGCGGCAAGCATCCCGATTCACCTGGGCAAGGTGGAGCTCGAGCCCTACTTCGCCCAGTGCATCGAGGAGAAGTGCGCCGGCTGCGGCATGTGCGTGAACCTCTGCCCCTACCAGGCGCTCTCGCTCGTCGAGAAGGATGGCAGGAAGGTGATGCAGGTGACGGAGGCGAAGTGCAAGGGCTGCGGAACCTGCGGCGCCTACTGTCCGGGCGGCGCCATCTGGATGCAGCACTTCACCACTCCGCAGATCATCGCGCAGATCGATGCGTTCCTCGTCGGAGGTGAGCAGTGA
- a CDS encoding hydrogenase iron-sulfur subunit, with protein sequence MAEDNGFKPKILGIICNWCSYAGADLAGSARTQYPPDIRIVRVMCTGRVDPLFIMKAFVDGADGVLVSGCHFGDCHYLEGNYKAAKRMFHLKRVLNSLGIEDKRLRMTFVSASEGAKWAKVVEDVVNTIKAAGPSPIKELAK encoded by the coding sequence ATGGCGGAGGACAACGGATTCAAGCCGAAGATCCTGGGGATCATCTGCAACTGGTGTTCGTATGCCGGGGCGGACCTCGCGGGCAGCGCCCGCACGCAGTACCCGCCCGACATCCGCATCGTCCGCGTGATGTGCACGGGGCGCGTGGATCCCCTCTTCATCATGAAGGCGTTCGTGGACGGCGCCGACGGGGTGCTCGTCTCCGGGTGCCACTTCGGGGACTGCCACTACCTGGAGGGGAACTACAAGGCTGCAAAGCGGATGTTCCACTTGAAGCGCGTGCTCAACTCGCTCGGTATCGAAGACAAGAGACTGCGGATGACCTTCGTCTCGGCATCGGAAGGTGCCAAGTGGGCGAAAGTGGTCGAAGACGTGGTCAACACCATCAAAGCGGCCGGCCCGAGTCCCATCAAGGAATTGGCCAAGTGA